CGGTAACTCCCCAGCGGCAAGTCGTTAGACTCGTGGCGAACCCACCGTCGCCTTGAAGGAGCACCATGCCCATCGCAACCCCCGAGCAGTACGCCGAGATGCTCGACACCGCCAAGGCGAAGGGTTTCGCCTTCCCGGCATTCAACGTCTCCTCCTCGCAGACGCTCAACGCGGTGCTGCAGGGCCTCGCCGAGTCCGGATCCGACGGCATCATCCAGGTCACGACCGGCGGCGCCGACTACTTCGCCGGCCACACCGTGAAGGCCCGCGCGACCGGCGCGCTCGCGTTCGCCCGCTTCGCCCACGAGGTCGCGAAGAACTACCCGATCACCGTCGCGCTGCACACCGACCACTGCCCGAAGCCGGCGCTCGAGGACTTCGTGTTCCCGCTCATCGCCGCCTCCGAAGAAGAGGTCAAGGCGGGCCGCAACCCGATCTTCCAGTCGCACATGTGGGACGGCTCGGCCGTGCCGCTCACCGAGAACCTCGAGATCGCCAAAGAGATCCTGCCCCGCATGAAGGCCATCAACGCCGTGCTCGAGGTCGAGATCGGCGTCGTCGGCGGCGAAGAAGACGGCGTCCAGCACGAGGGCTCCAACGAGGCGCTCTACACGACCCTCGACGACGCGATCTCGACGGTCGAGGCCCTCGGCTTCGGCGAGCAGGGGCGCTACATGGCCGCCCTCACCTTCGGCAACGTGCACGGCGTCTACGCGCCCGGCAACGTCAAGCTGCGCCCCTCGCTCCTCAAGGAGATCCAAGACGGCCTCACGACGAAGTACGGCAACGGCCCGAAGCCCCTCGACCTCGTCTTCCACGGCGGCTCCGGCTCCACCGACGCCGAGATCGCCGAGGCGGTCGCGAACGGCGTCGTGAAGATGAACATCGACACCGACACGCAGTACGCGTTCACGCGCTCGATCGCCGGCTACATGTTCTCGAACTACGACGGCGTGCTGAAGGTCGACGGCGGCGTCGGCAACAAGAAGCAGTACGACCCGCGCGCGTGGGGCAAGGTCGCCGAGTCGGCGATGGCCGCCCGCGTGGGCGAGTCCACGCGCCAGCTCGGCTCCGCCGGCCAGTCGATCAGCGCGTAGGGCCCCGGATGTCGCAGCACGGTGCCGCCCGTCCGTCCGATGAGTCGGACGGTCGCGGTGCCGCGCGCGGCGACGCCTCCCCGGCGCCTTCGCGCGACGAGCGCCCTCGTCCGCAGTACGGCGAATACGCCCCCGAGGGCTGGAGCTGGCAGCCTCCCGCCGATGAGCGCACGTCCGACCCGGCACCGCAGATGGCCACGCCACCGCCGCTGCCGGTCGCGGCATCCGTCGACCGTCGCGACCGCCCCGCCGACCGGATCGTCACGATCCTGCTGCTCGTCGTCGGGGTGCTCGGAGCGTGGAGCGCGATCGGCTCCCTGCAGTCACTGCCGACCGTTCTCCCCGAGGCGTTGCGGCAGGCCTCCGAGATGCTCGGCACCGGCGGTGCGGCGTTCGACTACACGCCGGCCCCCGAGGTGGCCGGCCTCATCCTCACCGGGCAGATCATCCAATTCGTGCTGCTGGCGTTCGTCGTGTGGTGGTCGATCGCCCGCTTGCGCGCCCGACGACTGGCGTTCTGGGTGCCGCTCGTCGGCGGCGTGCTGTCGTTCATCGCGCTGTACGCGATCATGTTCGCCATCATCATGAGCGACCCGGCACTCGTCGAGCGGCTGAGCGCCGCTTGACCCACGGCGCCGCCTGGCAACAAGCGGGCGTCGGGATCGCGCTCTAGCTCTGGTCGCTGCGCGCCCGGCCGCCGAGCGCCCGGGCGTCGCGGTTGCCGGCGAGGTCGTTGCGCAGCTCCTTCGGGAGCGAGAAGATCAGGTCTTCCTCGGCCGTCTTGACCTCGGCGACCTCGCCGTAGCCGGCGTCGGCGAGCGCGGCGAGCAGCTCTTGCACGAGCTCTTCGGGCACGGATGCCCCGCTCGTCACGCCGACGGTCTCGACGCCGTCGAGCCATTCCTGCCTGACCTCGCTCGCGTAGTCGACTCGGTAGGCGGCCTTCGCGCCGTACTCGAGCGCCACTTCGACGAGCCGAACGCTGTTCGAGCTGTTGGCTGAGCCCACGACGATCACGAGGTCGGCGTTCTGCGCGACCTTCTTGATCGCGACCTGGCGGTTCTGGGTGGCGTAGCAGATGTCGTCGGACGGCGGATCTTGGAGGTTCGGGAACCGCTCGCGCAAGCGCCGCACGGTCTCCATCGTCTCGTCGACCGAGAGCGTGGTCTGTGAGAGCCACACGACCTTGTCAGGGTCGCGGACCTCGATGTTCGCCACCTCGTCGGGACTGCCGACGAGGGTGACGTGATCGGGAGCCTCACCGGCGGTGCCCTCGACCTCTTCGTGCCCTTCGTGGCCGATGAGCAGGATCTCGAAGTCGTCGCGGGCGAAGCGAACTGCCTCGCGGTGCACCTTCGTGACGAGGGGGCAGGTCGCGTCGATCGCGTGCAGGCCGCGATCGGCGGCCGCGTTCACGACGGCCGGCGAGACGCCATGCGCGCTGAAGACGATGTGCGCGCCCTCGGGAACCTCGTCGACCTCGTCGACGAAGATGGCTCCCTGCTGCTCGAGCTCGGTGACGACGTGGATGTTGTGCACGATCTGCTTGCGCACGTAGACCGGCGCACCGTAGTGCTCGAGGGCCTTCTCGACGGCGATCACCGCGCGGTCGACGCCGGCGCAATAGCCGCGGGGCGCTGCGAGCAGCACACGCTTGTGTCCGGGGACCGGGATATCCTTGAGCCGGCCGCGCACGCCCGGGACTCTGGGCATGCCGAGGCCGATTCGCGGGGCATCCGTCAAGCTCGTCACGATGCCCATCCTACGCGGCTGAGATGGACCGAAAGGCTGGGAGGCCAGATGACGGATGCACCGGCGACACGTGACGCGCCGTGGCCGGTCGCTCTGCTCTCGGGCAAGCTCAAGCAATACATCGACCGACTCGGCACGGTCTGGGTCGAGGGCGAGATCACGCAATGGGGCGTCTCCGCCGGCAACGTCTACGGCAAGCTGAAAGACCTCGACGCCGACGCGACCCTGTCGTTCCAGGTCTGGTCATCGGTGCGGGCCCGCTTCACCGAGCAGTTCAAGGCGGGCGACCGGGTCATCGCCCTCGTGAAGCCGAACTGGTGGGTCAAAGGCGGCTCGCTCTCGATGCAGGTCTTCGAGCTCAGGCACGTGGGCCTCGGCGACCTGCTCGAACGACTCGAGCGGCTGCGCACCGCACTCGCCGCCGAGGGGCTGTTCAACGCGTCACGCAAGCGCCGGCTGCCGTTCCTGCCAGGTGTCGTGGGCCTCATCACCGGCAAAGACAGCGACGCCGAGCACGACGTGGTGCGCAACGCCAGGCTCCGCTGGCCCGCCGTCGACTTCCGAGTCGTGCATGCGGCGGTGCAGGGCGACCGCACGGTGCCCGAGGTCATCGCCGCGATCAAGCGGCTCGACGCCGATCCCGACGTGCACGTCATCATCATCGCCCGCGGCGGCGGCGACTTCCAGAACCTGCTGGGCTTCAGCGATGAGCGCCTCGTGCGTGCCGCTGCGGCGGCATCCACCCCCATCGTCTCGGCCATCGGGCACGAGGCCGACCGGCCGCTGCTCGACGAGGTGGCCGATCTCAGGGCTTCGACGCCCACGGATGCCGCCAAGCGCGTGGTGCCCGACATCAGCGAGGAGCTCGTGCGCATCGAGCAGGCGCGAGCGCGGCTCAGCATGCGGCTCTCGGCAATCCTCGGCCGCGAGATCGACCGCATCGGCCACCTCCGCTCGCGTCCGGCGCTCGCCGACACCTCGTGGATCGTCGACCGCCGCGCCGAAGACCTCACGAGATGGGTCGCGCGCGGCGCCGAGCTCATCGATCGCACGCTCGAGCGAGCCACGTCGAGCACAGCCGAACTGCGAACGCGACTGCGATCCCTCTCACCGCAAGCCACGCTCGATCGCGGCTACGCGATCGTGCAGGGCGCCGACGGGCACGTCGTGCGAGCGCCATCGGCGGCGCCCGACGGCACGAAACTCCTCGTCACCCTCGCCGAAGGCGCGATCGCCGCCGTCTCTCGCGGCGAAGTGCCCGATCACCGGGCACCCGCGGCCGACGCTGCGCGCGGCTCTGCGCCCGACTCTGCGGCCGGCTCCGCCGCCGACTCTGCGGCCGGCTCCGCCGCCGACTCTGCGGCCGACTCCGCGGCGAAGCGTGCCGGTGGCCCCGAATAGAATGGATGCCATGTCCTCCACGCCCGATGTCGCCGAGCTGAGCTACGAGCAGGCCCGCGACGAGCTCGTGCGCGTCGTCGGCGAACTCGAGCAGGGCTCGGCGACGCTCGAGCAGTCGCTCGCGCTGTGGGAACGCGGCGAGGCCCTCGCGGCACGGTGCGAGGAGTGGCTCATCGGAGCGAAGGCGCGACTCGACGCGGCGCGTGCAGGCAGCGCGGCCCGCGCAGCATCCGACCACGCCGGCGAACACTGATGGCCGCGCGACCGCCGCGGGTCGTCGCCGAACTCGGCCGGCCCGAGACGCCCGAAGAGACCGCGGCACGCCTGGCCGAGAACTCCCGCCTGCACCGCCAGCGCCAGACCCTCAAGAACCTCGTGCTCGCCCTCGGTGCGAGCCTGGTCGTGATGCTCGTCCTCGTGCTGCTCGTGCCGCGCAGCGACACGCCCATCGAGCCCGACATCGACGTCGCGGCGGTCGCCGAGCAGGCGCAGATCGCCAGCTCCGACCCGCTCGCGGTGCCCGATCTTCCCGAGGGGTGGCGCGCGAACGCGGCCGAGCTGCGCAAGAGCGAGGCCGACGGCGTCACCGCGTGGTACGCCGGCTACCTCACGCCGAGCGACGAGTACGTCGGCATGTACCAGGGGCTCGAGGCGAATCCCACGTGGGTCGCCGGCCTGCTCGAGCGCACGCTCGCGAGCGGGACGACGACCATCGACGGCATCGACTGGACCGTGTACGACAACCGCGAGTCGACCGACGATGTGGGCAACGCCCGCTACGGCCTCGTGACCGAGGCGGGCGGCAACACCTTCGTGCTGATCGGCACGGCGACGACCGACGAGTTCGAGACGATCGGCGCGGCACTCACGACCACCGTCGAAGCACAGCGCTGATCATCGAGCACCGCACCGGCCACCGACTACACCGACCGACGACCCGCAGCACCGAGAGGACCCCCGTGAGCGACCAGTCGACCGAACGTCCCGAGACGCCGGCTGCCACCTGGCGTGAGCTGCGGCGAGGCAACGAGCGATTCGTCGCCGGCGAGCCGCAGCATCCGCGGCAAGACGTCGACCACCGCACCGCGCTCGCGGCGCGCCAGCGGCCGCTCGTCGCGATCTTCGGCTGCAGCGATTCCCGCCTGTCGGCCGAGATCATCTTCGACGTCGGTCTCGGCGACGCCTTCGTCGTGCGCAACGCCGGCCAAGTCATCTCCGACTCGGTGCTCGGCTCGCTCGAATACGCGGTGGGGGTGCTCGGCGTGCCGCTCATCCTCGTGCTCGGTCACGACGAGTGCGGCGCCGTGCTCGCAGCGATCGAGTCCCAGACGCCCGATGCAGCACCGCTCCCGGCGCACATCAACTCGATCGTCTCCCGTATTGTGCCGGCCGTCCGGCGAGTGGCGGGGGGCGACCCGTCCCTGCCGATCGAGCGCGACCACGTCGACGCGGGCTTCGTCGGACGCGAGCATCTGCGCGACACGGTCGCCGAGCTGCTCGAGAGCTCCGAGATGATCAGCGACGCGATCGCAGCCGGTACGCTGGCTATCGTCGGCGCGAACTACCGCTTGCTCGAAGGGCGCGCCGAGACCGACATCGTCGTCGGACGCATCTGACCGCCGCATTCGCGGCTCCCGCCGGGAGGGCCCGGCACGCAACCGAAAGGGATCACACCGTGGTGGACAACCCCGCCGACTATCGGATCGAACACGACACGATGGGCGAGGTGCGGGTGCCCGCATCGGCGCTGTACCGTGCGCAGACGCAACGCGCCGTCGAGAACTTCCCCATCTCGGGCTCTGGGCTCGAGATCCAGCAGCTCCAGGCGCTCGCACGCATCAAGAAGGCCGCCGCGCAGGCGAACGCACGTCTCGGCGTGCTCGACGCCGACATCGCGAGGGCCATCGAAGAGGCGGCCGACGAGGTCATCGAGGGTCGCCACGATGCCGTCGAGCACTTCCCCGTCGACGTCTACCAGACGGGGTCCGGCACCTCCTCGAACATGAACATGAACGAGGTGCTCGCGACGATCGCGACCGAGAAGCTCGGCGCCCCGGTGCATCCGAACGATCACGTCAACGCCTCGCAGTCCTCGAACGACGTGTTCCCGACCTCGGTGCACATCGCCGTCACCGCGGCACTCATCGACGACCTCATCCCGTCGCTCGACCACCTCGCCGTCTCGCTCGAGGCGAAGGCCGACGCGTGGTCGGGCGTCGTGAAGGCCGGCCGCACGCACCTCATGGACGCCACCCCGGTCACCCTCGGCCAGGAGTTCGGCGGCTACGCGCGCCAGATGCGCCTCGGCATCGAGCGAGTGCGCTCGGCGCTCCCCCGCGTCGCCGAGGTGCCGCTCGGCGGCACCGCCGTCGGCACGGGCATCAACACCCCGGCCGGTTTCCCGCAGCTGGTCATCGAGCTCCTCCAGCAGGAGACCGAGCTGCCGATCACCGAGGCGGTCGACCACTTCGAGGCGCAAGCCAACCGCGATGGGCTCGTCGACGCCTCGGGCGCGCTCCGCACCATCGCCGTGAGCCTCACGAAGATCGCCAACGACATCCGGTGGATGGGATCGGGGCCGAACACCGGCCTCGGCGAGCTGAACATCCCCGACCTGCAGCCTGGATCCTCGATCATGCCGGGCAAGGTCAACCCCGTCATCCCCGAGGCCGTGCTCATGGTCGCGTCGCGGGTCATCGGCAACGACGCGACGATCGCGTGGGCCGGGGCATCCGGATCCTTCGAACTCAACGTGCAGATCCCCGTCATGGGCACGGCCTTGCTCGAGTCGATCCGCCTCCTCTCGAACTCCGTGCGCGCGCTCGCCGACAAGACGATCGACGGGCTCGAGGCCAACATCGAGCGCACGAGTGCCCTCGCCGGCATGTCGCCCTCGATCGTCACGCCGCTCAACAAGCTCATCGGCTACGAGGCCGCAGCGAAGATCGCCAAGCACTCGGTGGCGCAGGGCATCACCGTGCGCGAGGCCGTCATCGACCTCGGCTACGTGGAGCGCGGCGAGCTCTCCGAGGAGCAGCTCGACACGGCCCTCGACCTGCTCTCGATGACGCGGCCGCCGCAGGCCTGACTCGCGCTCACGCACGCGGAACGCCCACTCGCTCCGAACGCGTCACTTCCGGGACATCCGGCTGGCCCGATCGCGCCAACCGCGTCGGGAAGTGACGCGTTCGCCTTGCGACTCCCCGACGATTCCGGTGTAATTAACGTGTTCGTTAATTAACTAAGGACGCAACTTTTCGTGGACGAGCTGAGCGCCATCTTCGCGGCCCTTGCCGACCCGACGCGGCGGGCGATGCTCGCGCGACTGGCAACGGGCGAGGCGACGGTCGGCGAGCTCGCAGCTCCCCACGACATCAGCCTTCCGGCTGTCTCGCGACACCTCAAGGTGCTCGAGCGGGCAGGGCTCGTGACCAAGGGACGTGACGCCCAGTGGCGTCCGTGCCGACTCGAGACGAAGCCGCTCGAAGAGATCGACGAGTGGATGTCGACGTACCGCGCGTTCTTCGAAGGCCGCCTCGACGCCCTCGACACGCATCTGAACACCATCACGGGCCGATCGGCCGAGAAGGAGAAGTCATGACCGACACGGAGTCCTCGACCGACACGAGACGCGGATTCAGCATCGTGCGGCACCTCGATGCCCCGCGTGAGCTCGTCTTCCGTGCATGGACCGATCCCGCACAGCTGCACTGGTTCGCGGGGGTGGCGCCGTCGGCGGAGCATCCGTCGACCGTCGACCTCCGGATCGGCGGTGCCTGGCGCGTGTTCCTCGTCGAGCAGAACGACGAGGCCCGCTCATACGTCACCGGTGGCGTCTACCGCGAGATCGCCGCGCCCTCGCGCCTCGTCTTCTCGTGGGGCGCCGTCGGCGGCTGGCCGGAGATCGATCCAGAGGACCCTGACGGTCTCGACCGCCTGCCCATCGTCACCGTCGACCTCGACGCGATCGGCGCGACGACCCGGATGACCCTCCACTTCGGCTTCGCTGACGCCGTTCCCGACTCCCGCGTTCGCGAATGGATCGCGCTGGGTGTCGAGCCCGGCATGAACGCGACGATCGACCGCCTCGCCCCGCACCTCGCACGTTCATGATCGCTCGGGCGCTCGGGCGCTCGGGCGTTCGTCTGAACGTCGCCCGAGCGCCCCGCACTCGCGCTAGTTCAGCTCGGCGCCGTCGAGCATCTCCGAGACGAGTGCGGCGATCGCTGAGCGCTCCGAGCGGGTGAGGGTGATGTGGGCGAAGAGCGGATGCCCCTTCAGGGTCTCGATGACGCTCGCGACGCCGTCGTGGCGACCCACACGCAGGTTGTCGCGCTGGGCGACATCGTGGGTGAGCACGACCCGCGAGTTCTGCCCGATGCGGGAGAGCACGGTGAGCAGCACGTTGCGTTCGAGCGATTGCGCCTCGTCGACGATCACGAACGCGTCGTGCAACGAGCGGCCGCGGATGTGGGTGAGCGGCAGCACCTCGAGGATGCCGCGATCGATGACCTCCTCGAGCACATTGTCGGAGACCACGGAACCGAGGGTGTCGAACACCGCTTGCCCCCAGGGGTTCATCTTCTCGCCCTGGTCGCCTGGCAGGTAGCCGAGCTCCTGGCCGCCCACGGCATAGAGCGGGCGGAACACCATGATCTTCTTGTGCTGCTGGCGCTCGAGCACCATCTCGAGGCCGGCACACAGGGCGAGCGCCGACTTTCCGGTGCCCGCGCGCCCGCCGAGCGAGAGGATGCCGATCTCGGGGTCGAGCAGCAAGTCGATCGCGAGCCGCTGCTCGGCCGATCGGCCGTGCACGCCGAAGACGTCGCGATCGCCGCGCACGAGCTTCACCTCGTGCTCGCCGACGACCCGGCCGAGTGCAGACCCTCGCTCCGAGTGGATCACGACGCCCGTGTTCACGGGCAGGTCTGCCACGGCCGCCGTCGTCATCACCTCGTGCTCGTAGAGCTTGGCCATGTCGTTCGATCCGAGCGAGAGCTCGGCCATGCCGCTCCAGCCGGAGTCGATCGCGAGCTCGGCGCGGTACTCCTGGGCATCGAGGCCGATCGACGCCGCCTTGACGCGCAACGGCAGGTCTTTCGAGACGACGGTCACGGCGACGCCATCGTTCGCGAGGTTCATCGCGCACGCGAGGATGCGCGAGTCGTTGTCGCCGAGCTGGAGCCCGCTCGGGAGCACCGACGGATTCGAGTGGTTGAGCTCCACCCGCAGCGATCCGCCCTCACCCACGGGGATCGGGAAGTCGAGGCGCTCGTGTTCGATCCGCAGTTCGTCGAGGATTCGCAGCGACTGCCGTGCGAAGTACCCGATCTCGGGATGGTTGCGCTTCGACTCGAGTTCCGTGATCACCACGACTGGCAGCACCACCGCATGCTCGGCGAATCGGAACAGCGCCTTCGGGTCCGAGAGGAGCACCGAAGTGTCGAGCACGTACGTCCGCACCGCTTGCGCATCGTGCACAGGCGTCGCCTCGCCGGATTGCGCCTTGGCGCCACCCGCGGTTCGACCGACGGACTTTGAGGTTTCAACTGAAGCCACGACCGCTCCTGCCCCGAGCGTTCCGCTCGGCTCTCGGCCGGCCGGCGATCCTCCTACGAGCGGTTCACGAGCCGACTCGATCAGGCACCTTGCCTGATGTCTCCGACCGTACTTCGGCGTCGCCGAATCCGCGCCATCGACACGCAGAATGTCACGCGGGTGTCACGCGTCGTTCACATGCGGACGCGGATGTCGCGAGCTGCACGCCGAACGCGCGCCGCTGTCGACGACGCGGCGCTCAGTACCTCGCCGCCGAGCTGTACGACACGAACGCCGCACGCAGCATCTCGAGCGTCTCGCCCGACGTGCCCGAGTGCACGCTCAGGCGCACCCGCCCCTGCCGCGTCGTGGCGGTGACGCCGTGGTTGTGCAGCGAGGCGGTCAGCAGCGTCACCTGCTCGGCGGGCGGCTCGAGCACGACGAGCCCCGCGCGTTCCTGTTCGTCGCGCGACGAGACGACCGCGATGGCGAACTCATCGGCCAGGTCGATGACGCGGCTCGCGCGTTCGGCGACGGCGGCGTTGATCGCCGGCACCCCGACACGGGCGATCTCCTCGAGCGACGCGGCGAGGCGCGCCTCGCCGATCGGGTCGGGGTTCGAGACACGGAACGCCCGGGCGTCGGATGCCGGCGGCGGCACCTCGCCCCAGGGCTCGGCCTCCTCGGTGCCCGAGAACCCCGAGAACACCGGCGTGAGCCGCTCGAGCGCGCGCGACGACAGCGCCATGATCCCGGTGCCCCAGCCGGCGCGGCACCACTTCTGCCCGCCGCTCAGCACGACGTCGGCGGCTTCCCACGGCGCGTCGACCACGCCGAAGCCCTGGATGGCATCGACGATCAGCAGCCGATCACCGATCACCTGCCGGATTCCCTCGATGTCGCTGAGGTACCCGGTGCGCGCGTCGACGAGGCTCACCGCGACGGCGGCCACGTTCGACTCGAGCTGCGCTCGGATCTGCCCCGGCGTGACCTTGCCGTGATCGGTCTCGAGCCAGGTGGGCTGCACGGTGTGCAGCGCCTCCATGGCGCGCACCGCCGCGATGGGCAGGCTCGGGAACTCGTCGGCTGACAACAGCACACCGCCCGTGAGACCGAACATGGCGTGCATGATGCCTTGCGTCGTGTTCGGCTGGAAGACGATCGCCTCGGCCGGGAACCCCGTCACGGCGGATGCCGCCGCGCGAAGCCGCGTATCCTGCTCGGCGAAGGCGTCGAGGCTGCCGTGCCGCGCCCGCTGCAGCA
The Agromyces albus DNA segment above includes these coding regions:
- a CDS encoding PhoH family protein, with product MHDAQAVRTYVLDTSVLLSDPKALFRFAEHAVVLPVVVITELESKRNHPEIGYFARQSLRILDELRIEHERLDFPIPVGEGGSLRVELNHSNPSVLPSGLQLGDNDSRILACAMNLANDGVAVTVVSKDLPLRVKAASIGLDAQEYRAELAIDSGWSGMAELSLGSNDMAKLYEHEVMTTAAVADLPVNTGVVIHSERGSALGRVVGEHEVKLVRGDRDVFGVHGRSAEQRLAIDLLLDPEIGILSLGGRAGTGKSALALCAGLEMVLERQQHKKIMVFRPLYAVGGQELGYLPGDQGEKMNPWGQAVFDTLGSVVSDNVLEEVIDRGILEVLPLTHIRGRSLHDAFVIVDEAQSLERNVLLTVLSRIGQNSRVVLTHDVAQRDNLRVGRHDGVASVIETLKGHPLFAHITLTRSERSAIAALVSEMLDGAELN
- a CDS encoding DUF4245 domain-containing protein — translated: MAARPPRVVAELGRPETPEETAARLAENSRLHRQRQTLKNLVLALGASLVVMLVLVLLVPRSDTPIEPDIDVAAVAEQAQIASSDPLAVPDLPEGWRANAAELRKSEADGVTAWYAGYLTPSDEYVGMYQGLEANPTWVAGLLERTLASGTTTIDGIDWTVYDNRESTDDVGNARYGLVTEAGGNTFVLIGTATTDEFETIGAALTTTVEAQR
- a CDS encoding exodeoxyribonuclease VII small subunit, which produces MDAMSSTPDVAELSYEQARDELVRVVGELEQGSATLEQSLALWERGEALAARCEEWLIGAKARLDAARAGSAARAASDHAGEH
- a CDS encoding DUF6264 family protein, whose product is MSQHGAARPSDESDGRGAARGDASPAPSRDERPRPQYGEYAPEGWSWQPPADERTSDPAPQMATPPPLPVAASVDRRDRPADRIVTILLLVVGVLGAWSAIGSLQSLPTVLPEALRQASEMLGTGGAAFDYTPAPEVAGLILTGQIIQFVLLAFVVWWSIARLRARRLAFWVPLVGGVLSFIALYAIMFAIIMSDPALVERLSAA
- a CDS encoding class II fumarate hydratase, translating into MVDNPADYRIEHDTMGEVRVPASALYRAQTQRAVENFPISGSGLEIQQLQALARIKKAAAQANARLGVLDADIARAIEEAADEVIEGRHDAVEHFPVDVYQTGSGTSSNMNMNEVLATIATEKLGAPVHPNDHVNASQSSNDVFPTSVHIAVTAALIDDLIPSLDHLAVSLEAKADAWSGVVKAGRTHLMDATPVTLGQEFGGYARQMRLGIERVRSALPRVAEVPLGGTAVGTGINTPAGFPQLVIELLQQETELPITEAVDHFEAQANRDGLVDASGALRTIAVSLTKIANDIRWMGSGPNTGLGELNIPDLQPGSSIMPGKVNPVIPEAVLMVASRVIGNDATIAWAGASGSFELNVQIPVMGTALLESIRLLSNSVRALADKTIDGLEANIERTSALAGMSPSIVTPLNKLIGYEAAAKIAKHSVAQGITVREAVIDLGYVERGELSEEQLDTALDLLSMTRPPQA
- the fbaA gene encoding class II fructose-bisphosphate aldolase, producing MPIATPEQYAEMLDTAKAKGFAFPAFNVSSSQTLNAVLQGLAESGSDGIIQVTTGGADYFAGHTVKARATGALAFARFAHEVAKNYPITVALHTDHCPKPALEDFVFPLIAASEEEVKAGRNPIFQSHMWDGSAVPLTENLEIAKEILPRMKAINAVLEVEIGVVGGEEDGVQHEGSNEALYTTLDDAISTVEALGFGEQGRYMAALTFGNVHGVYAPGNVKLRPSLLKEIQDGLTTKYGNGPKPLDLVFHGGSGSTDAEIAEAVANGVVKMNIDTDTQYAFTRSIAGYMFSNYDGVLKVDGGVGNKKQYDPRAWGKVAESAMAARVGESTRQLGSAGQSISA
- a CDS encoding carbonic anhydrase, coding for MSDQSTERPETPAATWRELRRGNERFVAGEPQHPRQDVDHRTALAARQRPLVAIFGCSDSRLSAEIIFDVGLGDAFVVRNAGQVISDSVLGSLEYAVGVLGVPLILVLGHDECGAVLAAIESQTPDAAPLPAHINSIVSRIVPAVRRVAGGDPSLPIERDHVDAGFVGREHLRDTVAELLESSEMISDAIAAGTLAIVGANYRLLEGRAETDIVVGRI
- a CDS encoding SRPBCC family protein; translation: MTDTESSTDTRRGFSIVRHLDAPRELVFRAWTDPAQLHWFAGVAPSAEHPSTVDLRIGGAWRVFLVEQNDEARSYVTGGVYREIAAPSRLVFSWGAVGGWPEIDPEDPDGLDRLPIVTVDLDAIGATTRMTLHFGFADAVPDSRVREWIALGVEPGMNATIDRLAPHLARS
- a CDS encoding aminotransferase class V-fold PLP-dependent enzyme, translated to MTIDEFNAGFTDEPGYLDYARVGPLSTSAAEEALAFTQVLQRARHGSLDAFAEQDTRLRAAASAVTGFPAEAIVFQPNTTQGIMHAMFGLTGGVLLSADEFPSLPIAAVRAMEALHTVQPTWLETDHGKVTPGQIRAQLESNVAAVAVSLVDARTGYLSDIEGIRQVIGDRLLIVDAIQGFGVVDAPWEAADVVLSGGQKWCRAGWGTGIMALSSRALERLTPVFSGFSGTEEAEPWGEVPPPASDARAFRVSNPDPIGEARLAASLEEIARVGVPAINAAVAERASRVIDLADEFAIAVVSSRDEQERAGLVVLEPPAEQVTLLTASLHNHGVTATTRQGRVRLSVHSGTSGETLEMLRAAFVSYSSAARY
- a CDS encoding 4-hydroxy-3-methylbut-2-enyl diphosphate reductase — encoded protein: MPRVPGVRGRLKDIPVPGHKRVLLAAPRGYCAGVDRAVIAVEKALEHYGAPVYVRKQIVHNIHVVTELEQQGAIFVDEVDEVPEGAHIVFSAHGVSPAVVNAAADRGLHAIDATCPLVTKVHREAVRFARDDFEILLIGHEGHEEVEGTAGEAPDHVTLVGSPDEVANIEVRDPDKVVWLSQTTLSVDETMETVRRLRERFPNLQDPPSDDICYATQNRQVAIKKVAQNADLVIVVGSANSSNSVRLVEVALEYGAKAAYRVDYASEVRQEWLDGVETVGVTSGASVPEELVQELLAALADAGYGEVAEVKTAEEDLIFSLPKELRNDLAGNRDARALGGRARSDQS
- a CDS encoding ArsR/SmtB family transcription factor — its product is MDELSAIFAALADPTRRAMLARLATGEATVGELAAPHDISLPAVSRHLKVLERAGLVTKGRDAQWRPCRLETKPLEEIDEWMSTYRAFFEGRLDALDTHLNTITGRSAEKEKS